The proteins below come from a single Microbulbifer sp. Q7 genomic window:
- the hrpB gene encoding ATP-dependent helicase HrpB produces the protein MPDFTLPHLPITPTLPKLCDALQQGNNVVLQAPPGAGKTTAVPLALLDSPWLGKRNIIMLEPRRLAARSAAARMADLLGEPVGKTVGYQIRAERKSSAQTRILVVTEGILTRLLQSDPELAATALVIFDEFHERNLQGDLALALCLQSQEVLRDDLKLLVMSATLDADTVATLLGDAPVVTSEGRAFPVEVDYLPHREVPEDTRQLPALVSRKIEALMTNEEGSLLAFLPGVREIRAVETSLRERLGGRTDIVIAPLYGDLNKQQQEAAIAPCAHGRRKVVLATNVAETSITIEGIRLVVDAGLMRESRFDPNSGMNRLVTTQISQASATQRTGRAGRLSPGRCLRLWSEATQRGMAAKNTPEILLSDLAPVMLDLAQWGVTEVDELRWLDLPPPGPTAQARALLQSLGALDRENRITDHGHAMLRLGCHPRLAHMMLLGNRLGLAEQACRLAALLSERDIFRGDLRWDRDLHKRLEALGGSHKGSGVDQGAVHRIRQQAKIWRAQLPQIDSPRPQTPDPFDITGVLLGYAYPDRIGKNRHDRERRFLLSNGRGAHFSHDDELAHVDYLVVADLDGQGRDARIQLAARISRDALYEYFDQQIARQTTVRWDDAAGRAVASQQTLLGKLVLDEQPARDLSPQLLSQALLDAIRQRGLRTLPWTREAETLIERVRFLAAHKTEFADLLDDVMLPDWSEDALLASMEAWLLPHLHGLNKLEQLRQLDLKSLLLTQLDWPTQQRLDALAPATIQVPSGSRIAIHYNECPPVLAVRLQEMFGLAQTPSILNGRYPLMIHLLSPARRPVQVTRDLASFWANTYHEVKKELRIKYQKHFWPDDPATAQATSKTKKRMND, from the coding sequence ATGCCAGATTTCACCCTCCCCCATCTTCCCATCACCCCAACCCTGCCCAAACTGTGCGATGCATTGCAGCAGGGTAACAACGTGGTACTGCAGGCGCCGCCGGGTGCCGGTAAAACCACGGCGGTGCCGCTGGCGCTGCTCGATAGCCCCTGGTTGGGAAAACGCAACATCATCATGCTGGAACCACGCCGCCTTGCTGCCCGTTCAGCAGCCGCGCGTATGGCCGACCTGCTGGGGGAGCCGGTAGGAAAAACCGTGGGTTACCAGATCCGGGCCGAGCGCAAGTCGAGCGCGCAAACCCGCATTCTTGTGGTGACCGAGGGCATCCTGACCCGTCTGCTGCAGTCGGATCCGGAGCTCGCCGCAACCGCCCTGGTGATCTTTGATGAGTTCCATGAGCGCAACCTGCAGGGGGATCTCGCACTGGCGCTGTGCCTGCAGTCGCAGGAGGTGTTACGAGACGATCTGAAGCTGCTCGTCATGTCAGCGACACTGGATGCGGACACCGTCGCCACCCTGCTGGGCGATGCCCCCGTCGTCACCAGCGAGGGCCGCGCCTTTCCGGTGGAAGTGGACTATCTACCCCACCGGGAGGTGCCGGAAGACACTCGCCAGCTCCCGGCACTGGTCAGCCGCAAAATTGAAGCATTGATGACGAACGAGGAAGGCAGCCTGCTGGCGTTTTTGCCGGGTGTACGCGAGATACGCGCGGTGGAAACCAGCTTGCGGGAACGACTTGGCGGCCGCACCGATATCGTCATTGCGCCACTTTATGGCGACCTCAACAAGCAGCAACAGGAAGCCGCCATCGCACCCTGTGCCCATGGCAGGCGCAAAGTCGTACTCGCCACCAACGTGGCCGAAACCTCCATCACCATTGAGGGTATTCGGCTGGTGGTAGACGCCGGCCTGATGCGCGAGTCCCGGTTTGATCCGAATAGCGGAATGAATCGTCTGGTCACCACGCAGATCTCCCAGGCATCCGCCACTCAACGCACAGGCCGCGCCGGACGTCTCAGCCCGGGGCGCTGCCTGCGTTTGTGGAGTGAGGCCACACAGCGGGGTATGGCCGCGAAAAACACGCCGGAAATTCTTCTGAGTGATTTGGCGCCCGTGATGCTGGATTTGGCCCAATGGGGTGTGACCGAAGTCGATGAACTGCGCTGGCTGGACCTTCCGCCTCCTGGGCCGACGGCGCAGGCGCGGGCGCTGTTACAGTCGCTGGGCGCCCTGGACAGGGAAAACCGTATCACGGACCACGGGCACGCCATGCTGCGCCTGGGCTGTCACCCGCGACTGGCGCACATGATGCTGCTGGGCAACCGCCTTGGTCTGGCGGAGCAGGCCTGCAGGCTGGCTGCCCTACTTTCCGAACGGGATATTTTCCGCGGTGACCTGCGCTGGGACAGAGATCTCCACAAGCGTCTGGAAGCCCTCGGCGGAAGCCACAAGGGCAGCGGCGTTGATCAGGGTGCGGTACACCGTATTCGCCAGCAGGCCAAAATCTGGCGGGCCCAGCTGCCGCAGATCGACAGCCCCCGGCCGCAGACACCAGACCCGTTCGACATCACCGGGGTACTACTGGGGTACGCCTATCCCGACCGTATCGGAAAAAATCGCCACGACCGCGAGCGGCGCTTCCTGCTGTCCAACGGTCGCGGTGCGCATTTCTCCCACGACGACGAACTGGCCCATGTCGATTACCTGGTTGTCGCCGACCTCGATGGCCAGGGGCGCGATGCCCGTATCCAGCTGGCCGCACGCATCTCCAGGGATGCACTGTACGAATACTTCGACCAACAGATCGCTCGGCAAACCACCGTGCGCTGGGATGATGCTGCAGGTCGCGCGGTCGCCAGCCAGCAGACTCTGCTCGGCAAGCTGGTGCTGGACGAGCAACCGGCCAGGGATCTTTCCCCCCAGTTGCTCAGCCAGGCCCTGCTCGACGCCATCCGCCAGCGAGGATTACGCACCCTGCCGTGGACCCGGGAAGCGGAAACCCTGATCGAGCGGGTGCGCTTTCTGGCTGCGCACAAAACGGAATTTGCCGACCTGCTCGATGACGTCATGCTACCGGACTGGAGCGAGGACGCGCTGCTGGCATCGATGGAGGCATGGTTGCTGCCACACCTGCACGGCCTGAACAAACTCGAGCAACTCAGGCAGCTGGATCTCAAAAGCCTGTTGCTCACCCAGCTCGACTGGCCCACACAGCAACGGCTGGATGCCCTGGCCCCTGCAACGATTCAGGTGCCCAGCGGCTCACGCATTGCCATCCACTACAACGAGTGCCCCCCGGTGCTCGCCGTGCGCCTGCAGGAGATGTTCGGCCTCGCCCAGACCCCCAGCATACTGAATGGCCGCTACCCGCTGATGATCCACCTGCTGTCACCGGCGCGACGCCCGGTGCAGGTCACTCGCGATCTGGCCAGTTTCTGGGCAAACACCTACCACGAGGTGAAAAAAGAATTGCGCATCAAATACCAGAAGCATTTTTGGCCCGACGACCCGGCGACGGCACAGGCCACCAGCAAGACCAAGAAGCGCATGAATGATTGA
- a CDS encoding nitrite/sulfite reductase: MYRYDEQDHALVRQRVAQFRGQTERYLAGELKEEEFLPLRLQNGLYVQRLAPMLRIAVPYGLMNSTQLRRLAHITRKYDKGYAHFTTRQNVQLNWPNLEDVPDILAELAEVEMHAVQTSGNCIRNTTTDQFAGVARDELVDPRPYCELIRQWSTFHPEFAFLPRKFKIAVCGANEDRAAIRAHDIGIQIVKNAQGETGFQVFVGGGLGRTPILGAAIRDFLPEADLLSYLEAIVRVYNQLGRRDNKFKARIKILVKAMGADAFARHVEAEWDQIKDGADQLTPEAIAWAKRFFPEPEYKSFTDGHGDAVLRDQAGEDKAFGRWLERNTFPHRVNGYQSVTLSTKPTGIPPGDVTDRQLEAIAELADKYSFGEVRVTHEQNVVLADVEQEQLFTLWQEARKHGFATPNIGTLTDMICCPGGDYCSLANAKSIPVAEAIQRKFDDLDYLYDLGDLDLNISGCMNACGHHHIGHIGILGVDKKGEEFYQIQLGGNSTKKASLGKVLGPSFSRDEMPETIEKILDVFVENRQPEEFFIDTYNRIGLQPFKERVYAKAS; encoded by the coding sequence ATGTATCGATACGACGAACAGGACCACGCGTTGGTCCGGCAACGGGTGGCCCAGTTTCGCGGGCAGACCGAACGTTATCTCGCCGGTGAGCTGAAAGAAGAAGAATTTTTGCCGCTGCGCCTGCAGAACGGCCTGTATGTACAGCGCTTGGCGCCGATGCTGCGTATTGCCGTGCCCTACGGCCTGATGAACAGCACTCAACTGCGCCGCCTGGCCCACATTACCCGCAAGTACGACAAGGGCTATGCCCATTTCACTACGCGTCAGAACGTACAGCTGAACTGGCCGAACCTGGAAGATGTACCGGACATCCTCGCCGAACTGGCCGAGGTAGAGATGCATGCGGTGCAGACCAGCGGCAACTGTATCCGCAACACCACCACCGACCAGTTTGCCGGCGTTGCCCGGGATGAGCTGGTAGATCCACGCCCCTACTGCGAACTGATTCGCCAGTGGTCTACCTTCCACCCGGAATTTGCCTTCCTGCCACGCAAATTCAAGATCGCAGTTTGCGGCGCCAACGAAGACCGCGCCGCCATCCGCGCGCACGATATTGGCATTCAGATCGTGAAAAATGCGCAGGGCGAGACCGGTTTCCAGGTGTTTGTCGGTGGTGGCCTCGGCCGCACACCCATCCTCGGCGCTGCGATTCGCGACTTCCTGCCCGAGGCCGACCTTCTGTCCTATCTGGAAGCCATCGTGCGTGTCTACAACCAGCTGGGCCGTCGCGACAACAAGTTCAAGGCGCGCATCAAGATCCTGGTAAAAGCGATGGGGGCGGACGCGTTCGCCCGCCACGTCGAAGCCGAGTGGGACCAGATAAAAGACGGTGCCGACCAACTGACACCGGAAGCCATTGCCTGGGCCAAGCGCTTTTTCCCCGAGCCCGAATACAAATCGTTTACCGATGGCCACGGTGACGCAGTGCTGCGCGACCAGGCCGGTGAAGACAAAGCCTTCGGCCGCTGGCTGGAGCGCAATACTTTCCCCCACCGGGTGAATGGCTATCAGTCAGTGACCCTGAGCACCAAGCCCACCGGTATTCCTCCCGGCGACGTGACCGACCGCCAGCTGGAGGCCATCGCTGAACTGGCCGATAAATACAGTTTTGGTGAAGTCCGTGTCACCCACGAACAGAATGTGGTGCTCGCCGACGTGGAGCAGGAACAACTGTTCACATTGTGGCAGGAGGCCCGCAAGCATGGCTTCGCCACCCCGAACATCGGCACCCTCACCGATATGATCTGCTGCCCCGGCGGCGATTACTGCTCACTGGCCAATGCCAAATCCATTCCGGTGGCGGAGGCAATCCAGCGCAAGTTTGACGACCTGGATTACCTCTATGACTTGGGTGACCTGGATCTGAACATCTCCGGGTGCATGAACGCCTGTGGCCATCACCACATCGGCCACATCGGCATCCTCGGTGTGGACAAAAAAGGCGAAGAGTTTTACCAGATCCAGCTGGGCGGCAATTCGACCAAGAAAGCCAGCCTCGGCAAGGTCCTGGGCCCCAGCTTCTCCCGCGACGAAATGCCTGAAACCATTGAAAAGATTCTCGATGTGTTTGTCGAAAACCGCCAGCCGGAAGAGTTCTTCATCGACACCTACAACCGTATTGGGCTGCAGCCATTCAAGGAGCGCGTGTATGCCAAAGCCAGCTGA
- a CDS encoding type 1 glutamine amidotransferase domain-containing protein: MKILMVLTSHDELGDTGEKTGFWLEEFAAPYYVFVDAGAEVTLASPKGGQPPLDPKSDSDDAQTPATHRFRSDPLAQQALANTKTLDDVDTEGFDALFYPGGHGPLWDLAEDQRSIALIHGFYRAEKPVAAVCHAPGVFRHTVDENAEPLVQGRQVTGFSNSEEEGVQLTDVVPFLVEDMLKERGGKYSKGDDWQSHVCTDGLLITGQNPASSEATARALLGALS; encoded by the coding sequence ATGAAGATCCTGATGGTACTGACATCCCACGACGAACTGGGGGATACGGGCGAGAAAACCGGCTTCTGGCTGGAAGAGTTTGCCGCCCCGTATTACGTATTCGTGGACGCCGGTGCAGAAGTGACCTTGGCGTCTCCCAAGGGTGGCCAGCCGCCCCTGGACCCCAAAAGTGACAGCGACGATGCGCAGACGCCGGCGACACACCGCTTTCGCAGCGACCCCCTCGCACAGCAGGCCCTCGCCAATACCAAGACACTGGATGACGTGGACACTGAAGGGTTCGATGCGCTGTTTTACCCCGGGGGCCACGGTCCGCTGTGGGATCTGGCCGAAGATCAACGGTCTATCGCCCTTATTCACGGGTTCTACCGGGCCGAGAAACCGGTCGCGGCGGTGTGTCACGCGCCGGGGGTTTTCCGCCACACCGTGGATGAAAACGCGGAGCCACTGGTGCAGGGCCGCCAGGTCACTGGCTTCAGCAACAGTGAGGAGGAGGGGGTGCAACTGACCGACGTGGTGCCGTTTCTGGTGGAAGATATGCTCAAGGAGCGCGGCGGCAAATACTCCAAGGGGGACGACTGGCAGAGCCATGTTTGCACCGACGGTTTATTGATCACCGGCCAGAATCCGGCCTCATCCGAAGCGACCGCCCGGGCACTGCTGGGCGCCTTGTCCTGA
- a CDS encoding DUF934 domain-containing protein, whose amino-acid sequence MPKPAEPAVKKPVGEQPENPAQLILDGAVASNQWNLLPLGGEEQITADNLAPGKVILPLSLWLELREQLHDRREEIGVWLDSDETADLLGDDAKALPLIAAHFPAFTDGRGFTAGRLLRERFGYTGELRAVGNFIRDQLTYLTRCGFNAFAYQGDEPLENLLDSMRDFTDSYQAAVDQPLPIFRRRPLAG is encoded by the coding sequence ATGCCAAAGCCAGCTGAGCCCGCCGTGAAAAAGCCCGTGGGTGAACAACCGGAAAATCCCGCCCAGCTGATCCTGGATGGTGCCGTGGCATCCAACCAGTGGAACCTGCTGCCACTGGGGGGAGAGGAACAAATCACCGCAGACAACCTGGCACCCGGCAAGGTGATTCTGCCGCTCAGCCTGTGGCTTGAATTGCGCGAGCAACTGCACGATCGCCGTGAGGAAATCGGGGTCTGGCTGGACAGCGACGAGACCGCGGACCTGCTCGGTGACGACGCAAAGGCGCTGCCACTGATCGCCGCACACTTCCCCGCGTTCACAGACGGCCGCGGCTTCACCGCAGGGCGCCTGTTGCGCGAGCGCTTCGGATACACCGGTGAACTTCGGGCAGTGGGTAACTTCATTCGCGACCAGCTCACTTACCTGACCCGCTGCGGTTTCAATGCCTTTGCCTATCAGGGCGATGAGCCACTCGAAAACCTGCTGGACTCCATGCGCGACTTCACTGACAGCTATCAGGCCGCGGTGGATCAGCCGCTGCCAATATTCCGCCGCCGCCCACTGGCGGGCTGA
- the nfuA gene encoding Fe-S biogenesis protein NfuA, which translates to MSEQPQELNVTITDSAQEYLRDLLAKQDCEGIAIRMFVSNPGTPNAETCIAYSRPGEEKEGDLEMQLNGFKAYFEGRSIPYLDEARVDYSSDKMGGQLTIRAPNSRMPKVTDDSPIEDRINYVLYSDVNPGLASHGGQVSLVEVTEDHYAVLKFGGGCQGCGMVDMTLKEGVEKTLKEKIPELAGVKDITDHSDKSQAYY; encoded by the coding sequence ATGTCAGAACAACCGCAAGAATTGAACGTCACAATCACCGACTCCGCCCAGGAGTACCTGCGCGACCTGCTGGCCAAGCAGGACTGCGAGGGCATCGCCATCCGCATGTTCGTCTCCAACCCGGGGACGCCCAATGCGGAAACCTGTATCGCCTACAGCCGCCCTGGCGAGGAGAAAGAGGGTGATCTGGAGATGCAGCTGAACGGCTTCAAAGCCTACTTTGAAGGCCGCAGTATCCCGTATCTGGACGAAGCGCGGGTGGATTACTCCTCAGACAAAATGGGCGGCCAGCTCACTATCCGTGCGCCCAATTCGCGGATGCCCAAGGTCACCGATGACAGCCCGATTGAAGACCGCATCAACTACGTCCTGTACAGCGATGTAAATCCCGGCCTTGCGTCCCACGGTGGCCAGGTGAGCCTGGTGGAAGTCACCGAGGATCACTACGCGGTGCTGAAGTTTGGCGGTGGCTGCCAGGGCTGCGGCATGGTGGACATGACCCTGAAAGAGGGTGTGGAGAAAACCCTGAAAGAGAAGATTCCGGAACTGGCTGGAGTCAAAGACATTACCGACCACTCGGATAAGTCTCAAGCCTACTACTGA
- a CDS encoding DUF2970 domain-containing protein has translation MRQDNGQKPSFGQVVLSTLAAAIGVQSDKNRERDFKGGSIKAYVAAGLIFTALFVLTLVLVVKMVLSNMG, from the coding sequence ATGCGACAAGACAACGGGCAAAAACCGTCGTTCGGGCAGGTGGTATTGAGTACTCTCGCCGCAGCGATCGGCGTTCAGTCGGACAAAAATAGGGAGAGGGATTTCAAAGGTGGCAGCATCAAGGCGTACGTGGCCGCGGGGCTGATTTTCACCGCCCTGTTTGTACTCACCCTGGTTCTGGTGGTGAAAATGGTCTTGAGCAATATGGGATAG
- the metH gene encoding methionine synthase → MSENRSQQSRDQRLQQLHDALAERIVILDGGMGTMIQQEKLGEADYRGARFADYPSDLKGNNDLLVLTQPELIERLHREYLEAGADIIETNTFNATRLSQSDYDLEDLVPELNLVAAQVARRAADALSTPEKPRFVAGVLGPTSRTASISPDVNDPGARNVTFEQLVDNYVESANALIDGGSDLILIETIFDTLNAKAAIYALKKVFQARGYELPIMISGTITDASGRTLSGQTTEAFYYSVAHANPISVGLNCALGATELRPYVEALASVCSSHVSAHPNAGLPNEFGEYDETPQQTAAIVAEFAQSGFLNILGGCCGTTPEHIRAIADAVADIPPRKLPELKPALRLSGLEPYVVDENALFVNVGERCNVTGSARFKRLIMEEDYDTALQVAAAQVEDGAQVIDFNMDEAMLDSVAAMRRFLNLCATEPDISKVPFMVDSSKWEVIEAGLQCIQGKPIVNSISLKEGEEDFVDKARSCLMYGAAVVVMAFDEKGQADTFARKTEICKRSYDILVDKVGFNPSDIIFDPNIFAVATGIEEHNNYAVDFIEATQWIRQNLPGANVSGGVSNVSFSFRGNNPVREAIHSVFLYYAIKAGLNMGIVNAGQLAVYDDLPEELREKVEDVILNRSDDATEALLDIAEKYRGDGAAAERKEDLAWRQLPIRERLAHSLVKGINNYIEQDTEEARAASKRPLDVIEGPLMDGMNIVGDLFGEGKMFLPQVVKSARVMKQAVAYLQPYIEAEKTVDSKPNGRILMATVKGDVHDIGKNIVGVVLACNNFEVIDLGVMVPAETILQAAKDNDCDIIGLSGLITPSLDEMVHVAAEMERQGFDIPLMIGGATTSKAHTAVKIDPQFNRNQTVYVADASRAVGVASNLLSDELRPAFVKGIQEEYEKVRVRTANRKRNDPRLSYEKALQAGPKLDWENFQPKVPNHPGLTVLDDFPLDKLVDTIDWTPFFISWDLAGKYPAILNDDVVGEAATDLFKNAQAMLADIIDNKRLTARAVFGLWPANSDGDDIIVYSDESRTEELARLHQMRQQIQKRGGDGFCRSLADFIAPVGSGVADYIGGFAVTTGIGADELAAEYEAKHDDYSAIMVKALADRLAESFAEHLHKEVRKHYWGYQPDETLSNEDLIKEAYTGIRPAPGYPACPDHTEKGTLFKLLNAEQNTGIQLTSSFAMMPAAAVSGWYFAHPESKYFNVGKISRDQLASLAERKGMTEQALERWLRPNLED, encoded by the coding sequence ATGTCGGAAAATCGGTCTCAGCAGTCTCGTGACCAGCGTCTGCAACAGCTTCACGACGCGCTCGCCGAGCGTATTGTGATTCTCGACGGCGGCATGGGCACCATGATTCAACAGGAGAAGCTGGGGGAAGCGGATTACCGGGGCGCGCGCTTTGCCGACTACCCCTCCGACCTCAAGGGCAACAATGACCTGCTGGTGCTGACCCAACCGGAGCTGATCGAACGCCTGCACCGGGAGTACCTGGAAGCCGGCGCCGACATCATCGAAACCAATACCTTCAATGCCACCCGCCTGTCCCAGTCAGACTACGACTTGGAAGACCTGGTGCCGGAGCTGAATCTGGTTGCCGCACAGGTGGCCCGGCGCGCGGCCGACGCCCTGTCCACACCGGAAAAGCCCCGCTTTGTCGCCGGGGTTTTGGGCCCAACATCCCGCACCGCGAGTATCTCGCCGGACGTGAATGACCCGGGCGCACGCAACGTCACCTTCGAGCAGCTGGTGGACAACTATGTCGAATCCGCCAATGCCCTGATCGACGGCGGTTCCGACCTGATCCTGATTGAGACCATTTTCGATACGCTGAACGCCAAGGCGGCGATTTATGCGCTGAAAAAGGTATTCCAGGCGCGCGGCTACGAGCTGCCAATCATGATTTCCGGCACCATTACCGATGCCTCCGGCCGCACCCTGTCGGGCCAGACCACGGAAGCGTTTTACTATTCCGTCGCGCACGCCAACCCCATCTCTGTCGGCCTCAACTGCGCCCTGGGTGCAACCGAGCTGCGCCCTTACGTGGAAGCACTCGCCAGCGTGTGTAGCTCCCACGTCTCGGCGCACCCCAATGCGGGCCTGCCGAACGAGTTTGGCGAATACGATGAAACCCCGCAGCAAACCGCCGCCATCGTGGCGGAGTTTGCCCAGAGTGGCTTCCTCAACATCCTGGGTGGCTGCTGTGGCACCACCCCGGAACATATCCGCGCGATCGCCGATGCAGTGGCCGATATCCCGCCACGCAAGTTGCCCGAACTGAAGCCCGCCCTGCGTCTGTCCGGCCTCGAGCCCTACGTAGTGGATGAGAATGCCCTGTTCGTGAATGTGGGCGAGCGCTGCAATGTCACCGGTTCTGCGCGCTTCAAGCGCCTGATCATGGAAGAGGACTACGACACCGCGCTGCAGGTAGCCGCTGCCCAGGTAGAAGACGGTGCGCAGGTCATCGACTTCAACATGGACGAGGCGATGCTGGATTCCGTCGCCGCCATGCGCCGCTTTCTGAACCTCTGCGCCACCGAGCCGGACATTTCAAAAGTGCCCTTCATGGTGGACTCCTCCAAGTGGGAGGTGATCGAGGCGGGCCTGCAGTGTATCCAGGGCAAGCCCATCGTGAACTCCATCAGCCTCAAGGAAGGCGAAGAGGATTTTGTTGATAAGGCGCGCTCCTGCCTGATGTATGGCGCGGCGGTTGTGGTGATGGCCTTTGACGAAAAAGGTCAGGCCGACACCTTTGCGCGCAAGACGGAAATCTGTAAACGCAGTTACGACATCCTTGTCGACAAGGTCGGTTTCAACCCCTCCGATATCATTTTTGACCCGAATATTTTCGCGGTTGCCACCGGCATCGAAGAACACAACAACTACGCGGTGGACTTTATCGAGGCCACCCAGTGGATTCGTCAGAACCTGCCAGGGGCAAATGTGTCCGGTGGTGTCTCCAACGTTTCTTTCTCGTTCCGCGGCAACAACCCGGTGCGCGAGGCCATTCACTCGGTGTTCCTGTACTACGCCATCAAGGCGGGGCTGAACATGGGGATCGTCAACGCGGGCCAGCTCGCGGTTTACGATGACCTGCCGGAAGAACTACGGGAAAAAGTCGAGGACGTCATCCTCAACCGCAGCGACGATGCCACCGAAGCGCTGCTGGATATTGCCGAAAAATACCGCGGTGATGGCGCCGCTGCCGAGCGCAAGGAAGACCTGGCCTGGCGCCAGCTGCCCATCCGGGAGCGCCTGGCACACTCGCTGGTGAAGGGCATCAACAACTACATCGAGCAGGATACCGAGGAGGCTCGTGCAGCGTCGAAACGTCCGCTGGATGTCATCGAAGGTCCGTTGATGGACGGCATGAATATCGTCGGCGACCTGTTTGGCGAAGGCAAAATGTTCCTGCCGCAGGTGGTGAAGTCCGCGCGCGTGATGAAACAGGCCGTGGCTTACCTGCAGCCGTATATCGAGGCGGAGAAAACCGTCGACAGCAAACCAAACGGCCGCATCCTGATGGCTACGGTAAAAGGCGATGTGCACGACATCGGCAAGAACATTGTCGGCGTGGTACTGGCGTGTAACAACTTTGAGGTGATCGACCTCGGCGTGATGGTGCCGGCGGAAACCATTCTGCAGGCAGCGAAAGACAACGACTGCGACATCATCGGCCTTTCCGGCCTGATCACCCCCTCCTTGGATGAAATGGTGCATGTCGCTGCAGAAATGGAGCGACAGGGTTTTGATATCCCGCTGATGATCGGCGGCGCCACCACCTCCAAGGCACACACCGCGGTCAAAATTGATCCGCAGTTCAACCGCAACCAGACCGTGTACGTCGCCGATGCCTCGCGCGCGGTGGGCGTGGCCAGCAATCTGCTGTCAGACGAGCTGCGCCCTGCTTTCGTAAAAGGCATTCAGGAAGAGTACGAAAAGGTGCGCGTGCGCACCGCCAATCGCAAGCGCAATGATCCTCGCCTCAGCTACGAAAAGGCCCTGCAAGCCGGGCCGAAACTGGACTGGGAGAATTTCCAGCCCAAGGTGCCGAATCATCCGGGCCTGACAGTTCTCGACGACTTCCCGCTGGACAAGCTCGTCGACACCATCGACTGGACGCCCTTCTTCATTTCCTGGGATCTCGCGGGCAAATACCCGGCCATTCTCAATGACGACGTCGTGGGCGAAGCGGCTACCGACCTGTTCAAGAATGCCCAGGCCATGCTCGCGGACATTATCGACAACAAACGCCTGACCGCGCGGGCGGTATTTGGACTGTGGCCGGCCAATTCCGACGGCGACGACATCATCGTGTACAGCGACGAAAGCCGCACTGAGGAACTGGCGCGCCTGCACCAGATGCGCCAGCAAATACAAAAACGGGGCGGCGATGGTTTTTGCCGCTCTCTTGCGGACTTTATCGCCCCGGTGGGCTCCGGTGTGGCGGACTATATCGGTGGTTTTGCGGTAACTACCGGTATCGGCGCTGACGAACTGGCGGCAGAGTATGAAGCGAAGCACGATGACTACAGTGCGATCATGGTCAAGGCGCTCGCGGATCGCCTCGCGGAGTCGTTTGCGGAACACCTGCACAAAGAAGTGCGTAAGCATTACTGGGGCTACCAGCCCGACGAGACACTGAGCAACGAAGACCTGATAAAAGAAGCCTACACCGGTATTCGGCCGGCACCCGGCTACCCCGCCTGCCCTGACCACACCGAAAAAGGCACGCTGTTCAAGCTGCTGAACGCTGAACAGAATACGGGCATCCAGCTGACATCCAGTTTCGCCATGATGCCGGCTGCGGCGGTGAGTGGCTGGTATTTTGCACACCCGGAATCCAAGTACTTCAATGTGGGCAAAATCAGCCGCGACCAGCTCGCCAGCCTGGCCGAGCGCAAGGGAATGACGGAGCAGGCACTGGAGCGCTGGTTGCGCCCCAACCTGGAAGACTGA